A genomic window from Paramormyrops kingsleyae isolate MSU_618 chromosome 23, PKINGS_0.4, whole genome shotgun sequence includes:
- the LOC111841649 gene encoding uncharacterized protein, with product MESGGNSRSPSRGRESNSASGTGGGSSRAGGGSGAGSSRSTIASGRSSSLSAGGIIVAASGAGVVPAPPPSASEWEMFQFGKYPVDILEMLSGHQAHQFKGLGLERQLQHQQQVQLHQHQQQLQQQQQQQQQGETSGSLLSGIGLGSLQGSRSNAFADSSSIFAKMSAPPPPVPQQAQSASSQSSRKSSKMGVNSGTGSGGSVAGYPQFLRSFHPTEAGLAQEQLHPGMGRFEHFAGGSVGGATGVIGGVVTSAPPPPPPPPLHPGLSVPQASPGPSSSSPSPSSSTSTSNNPPSSSAVVSLGQQLVGTQPDARSLHQQFSCMLAANQYFLSGVPPNASLEQFLVQQGTHNHLSLGLGQGSADTNSGLAPPPALHPSHTHGHPSPQQQQQQQLPPHTLPHPHSHPHSHHPLHPGAQPSTLGGFDFQGIPVLSSNQLASLMQQETGLPLPLPLHLSLSKEEGKDTGGTGGNAGGGGGGRRKKAMAGYLPQRKSDSNNNSSNNCHNSGDPSTNSEGHGHNAGSGLVGGGGGVSISNLNDDHSSLLTSTPPSSTSSVVSSSSSSAPSSTSASVLVTNDSQISKPDTLGSIAPTVTQPEPEPLYHCGECGKTFTHLSSLRRHLRSHGLPSAGGNHITNPNSNHNQHHQSETNLPHSTQDVTSQSNPHHQQPQQQALQQQSCSVPTSSSSCPSPEKTHCCTECGKRFKKRGHLLQHGVIHSGVRPFSCQICQRSFNRRESLTRHEKIHEDKPFRCPACGRCFRESTSLLNHAASGTCGKPGRGSRSKASNSGDNSSLTVGGEDSFGLKSSKTGMIAPGAYQGGQLTGETIVYDKTQEEEGECIMGVDEDEEEEEKTALSCGNIFQQGRDGDADRSKSEGKYDAEFSRNRYQVSYRGDDYRADYKQHRSHVNPSPCYAGESSCGNGMAGPALRKAPLAPTLHPHPQSQTQQQQHQQQPHLPLSSLLDDSEDDVTSSVSSAMSAIAAAAAASCIPGEHNNAGSREERRDIIGGLLGGLGFGSLGVSPGGPTSTSGVDKMFRSGENDGCMGNGMMSLTQPSEQHPQQAPNIKPKRPRKPRPKKEPRSDGEGTKRKRNTQSGGGAGKDGTERPYLCSVCGRGFSRRETLRRHDRIHTGEKPHRCPICGKNFREAFHLSKHRTVHSGEKNYKCGLCGKDFGYAQSLKRHGKLHEKGHFGDEATAAGACNSNNSSAPTPGASMSQASDQGNSYFYSQDKTQGSSSQPPPRLYTCAVCWKAFRHHFHLTAHHQAVHGSGEKLFCCEVCGKAFAYANSLTRHRLSQHGLPRTRQANTPGVRDESGVHASNNSIPESEVATNTLLQLVPPSGAHSGPQTHSAVPQTQQPPPPQSSSCLSPLFYLPETSPLNTHASSLSHIPPNHSTINHNHQQATTIKGEPLHQTASASLLTPSSLFLPPSQLQQHRHAVDMKTSNMNLQNHQTQSHVRKQKIKKGKDSSLSREAKGEKDNAMCMSAQRKNHNRAKRKKRRFHQPLLRKNLAQFLQLRGMQSSWHGGTLSFGCLSSLGVPQKRFPCPYCPSTTFPRQAALLVHCAIRHPPRSSSRQARLVCLVCGKRHRRLFAALGHRTFHLVQGSYSCSRCPSHFWNGILLRRHKIACRGAGRGGLKLISLLKSVGRKREERQNNRSIALTDPRL from the coding sequence ATGGAAAGTGGGGGGAATAGCAGATCACCATCCAGAGGCAGAGAGAGCAACAGTGCTTCAGGAACCGGAGGTGGCAGCAGCAGAGCAGGAGGTGGTTCTGGAGCAGGCAGTTCCCGAAGCACCATTGCTTCAGGCCGCAGTTCCTCATTGAGTGCTGGTGGTATCATTGTTGCAGCCTCTGGAGCAGGAGTTGTTCCAGCACCACCACCAAGTGCCAGTGAGTGGGAAATGTTCCAGTTTGGAAAGTATCCAGTGGACATTTTGGAGATGCTTAGTGGACATCAGGCCCACCAGTTTAAAGGCCTTGGCTTGGAAAGGCAGCTGCAACATCAGCAACAAGTTCAGCTACATCAACACCAGCAAcagctccagcagcagcagcaacagcagcagcagggtgaAACCTCAGGAAGCCTCCTTTCTGGAATTGGCCTGGGATCGTTGCAAGGATCTAGAAGCAATGCTTTTGCTGATTCCTCTTCTATTTTTGCCAAAATGAGTGCCCCGCCTCCACCTGTTCCACAACAAGCTCAGTCTGCCTCTTCGCAAAGCTCACGGAAATCTAGTAAGATGGGTGTAAATAGTGGTACTGGAAGTGGGGGATCAGTGGCAGGATATCCACAGTTCTTGCGTTCTTTTCACCCAACAGAAGCAGGTCTAGCCCAGGAGCAGTTGCATCCAGGAATGGGTCGTTTTGAACACTTTGCTGGAGGGAGTGTTGGAGGAGCAACAGGTGTAATAGGAGGAGTGGTGACTTCTGCTCCtccgccaccaccaccacccccttTACATCCAGGACTGTCTGTTCCGCAAGCTTCCCCTGGCCCCTCTTCATCATCTCCCTCACCTTCAAGCTCTACTTCCACATCTAATAACCCTCCTAGCAGCAGTGCTGTAGTTTCTCTTGGACAACAGCTGGTTGGGACCCAACCTGATGCTCGAAGTCTTCACCAGCAGTTTAGTTGCATGCTAGCTGCAAATCAATACTTTCTCTCTGGAGTGCCACCCAATGCTAGTTTGGAGCAGTTTTTGGTTCAGCAAGGAACCCACAACCATCTTAGTTTGGGTTTAGGACAGGGCAGTGCCGACACAAATTCAGGCCTAGCTCCACCCCCCGCACTTCACCCCTCTCATACCCATGGTCACCCCTCACCtcaacagcaacaacagcaacaacttCCACCACACACCTTACCCCACCCTCATTCTCACCCTCATTCCCATCATCCTTTACATCCAGGAGCTCAGCCCTCCACACTGGGTGGGTTTGATTTCCAGGGAATTCCAGTCCTATCTTCTAATCAGCTGGCTTCTTTGATGCAGCAAGAAACTGGCTTGCCCCTTCCTTTACCTCTCCATTTATCACTTTCAAAGGAAGAAGGGAAAGACACAGGTGGTACAGGTGGAAATgcaggggggggtggaggaggcaGAAGAAAGAAAGCTATGGCTGGGTACTTGCCTCAAAGGAAATCTGACAGCAATAATAATAGCAGTAATAACTGTCATAACAGCGGAGACCCCAGCACCAACTCTGAGGGACATGGTCATAATGCAGGCTCAGGACTTGTtggagggggaggaggggtcAGTATATCAAATCTTAATGATGACCATTCCTCACTTCTCACCTCAACACCACCGTCTTCTACCTCCTCAGTCGTTTCCTCTTCTTCATCTTCAGCCCCTTCCTCAACATCTGCCTCAGTCCTGGTGACAAATGATTCTCAAATTTCTAAACCTGACACTTTAGGATCTATAGCACCAACTGTGACACAGCCTGAACCAGAGCCCCTCTATCATTGCGGAGAATGTGGGAAGACATTCACTCATCTGTCAAGTCTGCGAAGGCATCTACGCAGCCATGGGTTGCCTTCTGCAGGTGGCAACCATATTACAAACCCCAATTCAAATCACAATCAGCACCATCAGTCTGAGACCAATCTCCCCCACTCAACCCAGGATGTAACTTCTCAATCCAATCCACATCATCAGCAACCACAACAGCAGGCTCTCCAGCAACAGTCATGCTCAGTCCCCACATCCTCATCATCTTGTCCCAGCCCAGAGAAGACTCACTGTTGCACTGAATGTGGCAAGAGGTTTAAGAAAAGGGGTCATCTCCTTCAGCATGGTGTTATCCATTCTGGAGTTCGGCCTTTTTCCTGCCAAATTTGTCAGCGTTCTTTCAACCGCCGCGAGTCACTCACACGTCATGAGAAGATTCATGAAGATAAGCCTTTTCGGTGCCCAGCCTGTGGCCGATGTTTTCGTGAGAGCACATCTCTGCTGAATCATGCAGCTTCAGGTACATGTGGCAAGCCTGGACGGGGCTCGAGATCCAAGGCGAGTAATAGTGGTGACAATAGTTCTCTGACTGTTGGAGGAGAGGACTCGTTTGGGCTCAAAAGCAGTAAAACTGGAATGATAGCTCCAGGGGCATACCAAGGGGGACAACTTACAGGTGAGACGATAGTATATGATAAGACTCAGGAAGAAGAGGGAGAATGTATAATGGGGgttgatgaggatgaggaggaagaggaaaagaCTGCATTATCTTGTGGGAACATATTTCAACAGGGAAGAGATGGGGATGCAGACAGGAGTAAATCTGAAGGAAAGTATGATGCTGAATTTTCAAGGAATCGTTACCAAGTATCTTATCGGGGTGATGACTACCGGGCAGATTACAAGCAACATCGTTCCCATGTGAACCCATCTCCTTGTTATGCTGGGGAGTCTTCCTGTGGTAATGGAATGGCTGGGCCAGCACTCAGGAAAGCCCCACTAGCCCCTACTCTGCACCCGCACCCTCAGAGCCAAACtcaacagcagcagcaccaacagCAACCACATCTTCCTCTGTCCTCTTTGTTGGATGATTCAGAAGATGATGTTACCAGTTCTGTCAGCAGTGCAATGTCGGCTATTGCTGCAGCTGCCGCAGCCTCGTGTATTCCAGGGGAGCATAATAATGCGGGAAGTCGAGAAGAACGTAGAGATATTATTGGGGGTTTGTTAGGGGGTCTAGGCTTTGGTTCTCTTGGTGTCTCACCAGGTGGCCCCACATCTACATCTGGGGTGGATAAGATGTTCAGATCAGGTGAAAATGATGGATGCATGGGAAATGGTATGATGAGTTTAACACAGCCCAGTGAACAACACCCCCAACAGGCCCCAAACATCAAACCCAAGAGGCCTCGTAAGCCACGGCCAAAGAAAGAGCCCAGATCCGACGGTGAGGGCACTAAACGAAAACGTAACACCCAAAGTGGAGGTGGTGCTGGGAAAGATGGGACTGAACGACCATATCTGTGTAGTGTCTGTGGACGTGGCTTCAGCCGTCGTGAAACTCTTCGCCGGCATGACCGTATTCATACAGGGGAGAAGCCTCACCGCTGCCCTATTTGTGGCAAAAACTTCCGCGAGGCATTTCACCTCAGCAAACACCGCACAGTTCATTCAGGCGAGAAAAACTATAAATGTGGCTTATGTGGAAAAGATTTTGGTTATGCACAGAGCCTGAAGAGACATGGAAAACTCCATGAGAAAGGGCATTTTGGAGATGAGGCAACAGCAGCAGGAGCATGCAACAGTAACAACAGTTCTGCTCCAACCCCAGGGGCTAGCATGAGCCAAGCAAGTGATCAAGGAAATTCCTACTTTTATTCTCAGGATAAGACTCAAGGGTCCAGCAGCCAGCCACCACCCAGACTCTACACTTGCGCGGTTTGCTGGAAGGCTTTCCGACATCACTTTCACTTAACGGCTCATCATCAAGCTGTTCATGGAAGTGGGGAGAAGCTTTTTTGCTGTGAAGTGTGTGGAAAGGCTTTTGCATATGCTAACAGTTTAACAAGGCACAGACTGTCTCAACATGGTTTGCCTCGAACTAGGCAGGCTAACACACCTGGAGTTAGAGATGAATCCGGAGTACATGCAAGTAATAATTCAATACCTGAGAGTGAAGTGGCCACAAATACCCTGCTTCAGCTTGTGCCTCCTAGTGGAGCTCATAGTGGTCCTCAGACCCATTCTGCTGTCCCACAAACACAACAGCCACCCCCTCCTCAGTCTTCATCTTGCCTTTCTCCTCTGTTCTACCTTCCAGAAACAAGTCCTTTAAATACTCATGCTTCCTCACTTTCCCACATCCCCCCCAATCATTCCACTATAAACCATAACCACCAACAGGCTACAACTATTAAAGGGGAGCCCCTTCACCAAACTGCTTCAGCCAGCCTTCTCACTCCTTCGTCCCTTTTTCTGCCGccctcccagctgcagcagcaccGTCATGCAGTTGATATGAAGACTTCTAATATGAATCTCCAAAACCATCAAACACAGTCTCATGTAAgaaaacaaaagataaaaaaaggaaaagattcAAGCTTATCCAGAGAGGCAAAGGGAGAGAAGGATAATGCAATGTGCATGTCTGCCCAAAGGAAAAATCATAACAGAGCTAAACGAAAGAAGAGAAGATTCCACCAACCGCTGCTGAGGAAGAACCTGGCACAGTTTCTTCAGTTGAGGGGAATGCAGAGTTCGTGGCATGGAGGTACACTAAGCTTTGGATGTCTGTCATCTTTAGGAGTTCCCCAGAAACGCTTTCCATGCCCCTATTGTCCAAGCACCACATTTCCCCGACAGGCTGCACTGTTGGTACATTGTGCTATAAGACACCCTCCAAGATCCAGTTCCCGCCAAGCACGTTTGGTGTGCCTTGTCTGTGGGAAGCGCCATCGACGCTTATTTGCAGCACTTGGTCATCGAACATTCCATCTTGTCCAAGGGTCTTACTCTTGTTCACGATGCCCGTCGCATTTTTGGAATGGAATTCTCCTAAGGAGGCATAAGATTGCTTGCCGTGGTGCTGGGAGAGGTGGTTTGAAACTAATATCTTTGTTAAAATCAGTAGgaagaaagagagaagaaaggCAAAATAACAGAAGCATAGCGTTAACTGACCCTAGACTGTAA